From one Cynocephalus volans isolate mCynVol1 chromosome X, mCynVol1.pri, whole genome shotgun sequence genomic stretch:
- the POU3F4 gene encoding POU domain, class 3, transcription factor 4 has translation MATAASNPYSILSSSSLVHADSAGMQQGSPFRNPQKLLQSDYLQGVPSNGHPLGHHWVTSLSDGGPWSSTLATSPLDQQDVKPGREDLQLGAIIHHRSPHVAHHSPHTSHPNAWGASPAPNPSITSSGQPLNVYSQPGFTVSGMLEHGGLTPPPAAASAQSLHPVLREPPDHGELGSHHCQDHSDEETPTSDELEQFAKQFKQRRIKLGFTQADVGLALGTLYGNVFSQTTICRFEALQLSFKNMCKLKPLLNKWLEEADSSTGSPTSIDKIAAQGRKRKKRTSIEVSVKGVLETHFLKCPKPAAQEISSLADSLQLEKEVVRVWFCNRRQKEKRMTPPGDQQPHEVYSHTVKTDTSCHDL, from the coding sequence ATGGCCACAGCTGCCTCGAATCCCTACAGCATTCTCAGTTCCAGCTCCCTGGTCCATGCGGACTCTGCGGGCATGCAGCAGGGGAGTCCTTTCCGCAACCCTCAGAAACTTCTCCAAAGTGATTACTTGCAGGGAGTTCCCAGCAATGGGCATCCCCTTGGGCATCACTGGGTGACCAGTCTGAGCGACGGGGGCCCGTGGTCCTCCACTCTGGCCACCAGCCCCCTGGACCAACAGGACGTGAAGCCCGGGCGCGAAGACCTGCAGCTGGGTGCCATCATCCATCACCGCTCACCACACGTAGCCCACCACTCGCCGCACACTAGCCACCCGAACGCATGGGGGGCGAGCCCGGCTCCAAACCCGTCCATCACGTCAAGCGGCCAACCCCTCAATGTGTACTCGCAGCCGGGATTCACGGTCAGCGGCATGCTGGAGCATGGAGGACTCACTCCACCGCCGGCTGCCGCCTCCGCACAGAGCCTGCACCCGGTGCTCCGGGAGCCTCCGGACCACGGCGAACTGGGTTCGCACCACTGCCAGGACCACTCGGACGAAGAGACACCAACCTCTGATGAGTTGGAACAGTTCGCCAAACAATTCAAACAAAGAAGAATCAAGTTGGGCTTCACGCAGGCCGACGTGGGGCTGGCGCTGGGCACACTGTACGGCAACGTGTTCTCGCAGACCACCATCTGTAGGTTCGAGGCCTTGCAACTGAGCTTCAAGAACATGTGCAAGCTGAAGCCCCTGCTGAACAAGTGGCTGGAGGAGGCGGATTCGTCCACAGGGAGTCCGACCAGCATTGACAAGATCGCCGCGCAGGGCCGCAAGCGCAAGAAGCGAACCTCCATTGAGGTGAGTGTCAAGGGCGTACTGGAGACGCATTTCCTCAAGTGTCCCAAGCCTGCCGCGCAGGAGATCTCCTCGCTGGCAGACAGCCTCCAGTTGGAGAAAGAAGTGGTGCGTGTCTGGTTCTGTAATcgaagacaaaaagagaaaagaatgactCCACCAGGGGATCAGCAGCCGCATGAGGTTTATTCGCACACCGTGAAAACAGACACGTCCTGCCACGATCTCTGA